The proteins below are encoded in one region of Oryzias melastigma strain HK-1 linkage group LG9, ASM292280v2, whole genome shotgun sequence:
- the nr2f1a gene encoding nuclear receptor subfamily 2 group F member 1-A isoform X1, producing the protein MAMVVSVWRDPQEDVAGGPPNGPNPAAQPAREQQQAASAAPHTPQTPSQPGPPSTPGTAGDKGSQNSGQSQQHIECVVCGDKSSGKHYGQFTCEGCKSFFKRSVRRNLTYSCRANRNCPIDQHHRNQCQYCRLKKCLKVGMRREAVQRGRMPPTQPNPGQYALTNGDPLNGHCYLSGYISLLLRAEPYPTSRYGSQCMQPNNIMGIENICELAARLLFSAVEWARNIPFFPDLQITDQVSLLRLTWSELFVLNAAQCSMPLHVAPLLAAAGLHASPMSADRVVAFMDHIRIFQEQVEKLKTLHVDSAEYSCLKAIVLFTSDACGLSDAAHIESLQEKSQCALEEYVRSQYPNQPSRFGKLLLRLPSLRTVSSSVIEQLFFVRLVGKTPIETLIRDMLLSGSSFNWPYMSIQ; encoded by the exons ATGGCAATGGTAGTTAGCGTCTGGCGAGATCCGCAGGAAGACGTGGCCGGAGGACCTCCGAACGGCCCCAACCCAGCAGCGCAGCCGGCGAgggagcagcagcaggcggCGTCGGCGGCGCCGCACACCCCGCAGACCCCCAGCCAGCCGGGACCCCCGTCCACGCCGGGGACCGCTGGGGACAAGGGGAGTCAGAATTCTGGACAGAGTCAGCAGCATATTGAATGTGTGGTTTGCGGAGACAAATCGAGCGGCAAACACTACGGCCAGTTCACCTGCGAGGGATGCAAAAGTTTCTTCAAGAGGAGTGTACGGAGGAACTTAACCTACTCGTGTCGTGCCAATAGGAACTGTCCCATTGACCAGCACCACAGAAATCAGTGCCAATACTGCCGGCTGAAGAAGTGTCTAAAAGTGGGGATGCGGCGGGAAG CGGTTCAGCGAGGACGAATGCCTCCAACTCAACCCAACCCAGGCCAGTACGCGCTGACAAATGGAGACCCTCTGAATGGCCACTGCTATCTGTCCGGATACATCTCGTTATTGCTGCGGGCTGAGCCTTACCCGACGTCCCGGTACGGGAGCCAGTGCATGCAGCCTAACAATATCATGGGCATCGAGAACATCTGCGAGCTGGCGGCTCGTTTGCTCTTCAGCGCCGTGGAGTGGGCGAGAAACATCCCTTTCTTTCCCGACCTGCAGATCACCGACCAGGTGTCCCTTCTCAGGCTGACATGGAGTGAGTTGTTTGTGCTTAACGCGGCCCAATGCTCCATGCCTCTGCACGTGGCCCCTCTGCTCGCTGCAGCGGGCCTCCACGCTTCCCCGATGTCCGCGGACCGCGTTGTGGCTTTCATGGATCACATCCGGATCTTCCAGGAGCAAGTGGAGAAGCTTAAGACCCTGCACGTGGACTCGGCAGAGTACAGCTGCCTCAAGGCGATCGTGCTTTTCACATCAG ACGCCTGCGGCCTGTCGGACGCTGCTCACATCGAGAGTCTACAGGAGAAATCCCAGTGCGCCCTGGAGGAATACGTCAGGAGCCAATACCCGAACCAACCCAGCCGCTTTGGCAAGCTCCTACTGCGGCTGCCCTCTCTGCGCACCGTCTCCTCCTCGGTAATCGAGCAGCTGTTCTTCGTCCGCTTGGTAGGTAAAACTCCTATTGAAACCCTCATCAGGGATATGCTATTATCCGGGAGCAGCTTCAACTGGCCTTACATGTCCATCCAATGA
- the nr2f1a gene encoding nuclear receptor subfamily 2 group F member 1-A isoform X2: MAMVVSVWRDPQEDVAGGPPNGPNPAAQPAREQQQAASAAPHTPQTPSQPGPPSTPGTAGDKGSQNSGQSQQHIECVVCGDKSSGKHYGQFTCEGCKSFFKRSVRRNLTYSCRANRNCPIDQHHRNQCQYCRLKKCLKVGMRREVQRGRMPPTQPNPGQYALTNGDPLNGHCYLSGYISLLLRAEPYPTSRYGSQCMQPNNIMGIENICELAARLLFSAVEWARNIPFFPDLQITDQVSLLRLTWSELFVLNAAQCSMPLHVAPLLAAAGLHASPMSADRVVAFMDHIRIFQEQVEKLKTLHVDSAEYSCLKAIVLFTSDACGLSDAAHIESLQEKSQCALEEYVRSQYPNQPSRFGKLLLRLPSLRTVSSSVIEQLFFVRLVGKTPIETLIRDMLLSGSSFNWPYMSIQ, translated from the exons ATGGCAATGGTAGTTAGCGTCTGGCGAGATCCGCAGGAAGACGTGGCCGGAGGACCTCCGAACGGCCCCAACCCAGCAGCGCAGCCGGCGAgggagcagcagcaggcggCGTCGGCGGCGCCGCACACCCCGCAGACCCCCAGCCAGCCGGGACCCCCGTCCACGCCGGGGACCGCTGGGGACAAGGGGAGTCAGAATTCTGGACAGAGTCAGCAGCATATTGAATGTGTGGTTTGCGGAGACAAATCGAGCGGCAAACACTACGGCCAGTTCACCTGCGAGGGATGCAAAAGTTTCTTCAAGAGGAGTGTACGGAGGAACTTAACCTACTCGTGTCGTGCCAATAGGAACTGTCCCATTGACCAGCACCACAGAAATCAGTGCCAATACTGCCGGCTGAAGAAGTGTCTAAAAGTGGGGATGCGGCGGGAAG TTCAGCGAGGACGAATGCCTCCAACTCAACCCAACCCAGGCCAGTACGCGCTGACAAATGGAGACCCTCTGAATGGCCACTGCTATCTGTCCGGATACATCTCGTTATTGCTGCGGGCTGAGCCTTACCCGACGTCCCGGTACGGGAGCCAGTGCATGCAGCCTAACAATATCATGGGCATCGAGAACATCTGCGAGCTGGCGGCTCGTTTGCTCTTCAGCGCCGTGGAGTGGGCGAGAAACATCCCTTTCTTTCCCGACCTGCAGATCACCGACCAGGTGTCCCTTCTCAGGCTGACATGGAGTGAGTTGTTTGTGCTTAACGCGGCCCAATGCTCCATGCCTCTGCACGTGGCCCCTCTGCTCGCTGCAGCGGGCCTCCACGCTTCCCCGATGTCCGCGGACCGCGTTGTGGCTTTCATGGATCACATCCGGATCTTCCAGGAGCAAGTGGAGAAGCTTAAGACCCTGCACGTGGACTCGGCAGAGTACAGCTGCCTCAAGGCGATCGTGCTTTTCACATCAG ACGCCTGCGGCCTGTCGGACGCTGCTCACATCGAGAGTCTACAGGAGAAATCCCAGTGCGCCCTGGAGGAATACGTCAGGAGCCAATACCCGAACCAACCCAGCCGCTTTGGCAAGCTCCTACTGCGGCTGCCCTCTCTGCGCACCGTCTCCTCCTCGGTAATCGAGCAGCTGTTCTTCGTCCGCTTGGTAGGTAAAACTCCTATTGAAACCCTCATCAGGGATATGCTATTATCCGGGAGCAGCTTCAACTGGCCTTACATGTCCATCCAATGA